A stretch of DNA from Perca fluviatilis chromosome 15, GENO_Pfluv_1.0, whole genome shotgun sequence:
tcagtattttttatttaagaaaaacaaatgaggCACAGAGTAAAGGcaggtgtgtgtgaatgtgagtgtgtgtgtgtgtgtgtgtgtgtgagtgtgtgtgtgtgtgtgtgtgagagtgtgtgtgtgtgtgtgtacctcccGTATATATACCTGTTCACCTTTACAGGCAACTTTGCTATTGAATTACAGTAACTCCACCTTAACTGGCCAGGTGAGGCAGCTTTCCAGATGTGCCCGGTTCCTGGAGCAGTGCTAAAGTCACTTGTttgaatgtatatatatatatatttttcttttctttaaaagaCACAGGACTACTTTCCAGCttgcttttttggggggggatttTTAGCATTCTAAAACCTAGAGTAGCCTTAGCCACATGTATTCCATTTTGCGCAATGGAAAATGTGCCAAAGCCAGGCCAGACCTAAAAAATCCCAGCAGCAACAGTTTGGACGTCTTGTGTCAGGCAAGAATTTGTGAGACGTCTGATCAAAGTATTTCACAAACGTGTTTTATATCAATGCAACTGCtgagcttttttctttttaacttgtTATATTTTCTGACCAGAAGTTGTTCATTAAAGTTTGCCCGTCTAGCAGAAGACAACATAAGTCGGCGTTTGAGCTCTCTGAGCTTCAGGTGGAAattatacaaatatttaaaagctGAATCTATCACTTCACTGTCGCCGTTTGAAGCAGATGCGTCAGGCGTGATCACATATGCACCAGTGTTACCCTTGGTTGCTccgttgtttgtgtatgtgtgtggttgcGTGTGAGTGAGCTGGCGAGCAtgcataagtgtgtgtgtggacccaGCCCTTGACCACTCCTTCACTGTAGAAAGAGCCAGCACATTCCAGATGTGCCTCTTAGCGCCCAGTGCGGCCTCAGTACTGGATGCAGCCGCGCGTAGTTCACACACTATTAAGAATGtcatgaacaaaacaaaaagggttTAAATGTGTGACGTGAGGGCAGAGCCACTTGTGCAGGGACCAGGGAGGTAGAACTATTGCAGTTACAGTAGCCTAGAGGGGCCTGAGGGACAGTGGAGAGGTTTGTTAGCTTACATGTGTAATAGTGTGTGTAATAATGTGTAACCAGCGGGATGGGCCAGCTAGGCTGCTAGGATAGCAGGTATTATCTACAGTTATTTTAAGGCGGGGTTCTCCGAGCACAAGACAAGCCCAAACTcgctatcatcatcatcagcttcCCTccttaacaaacacacacacacacactctctcacagtCTTGATTTTGTGTACTGATCTATACATAGAGTGTGTTATAGAGTGTGTTCTAGACctgctctatctgtaaagtgtcctgagataacttctgttatgatgtGACACTATGAATACAATTTGAATTTAATTCATTGAAAATTGAATCTGTCTGCACAAATATACGACACCCCTGCATTTGTGTCACCCCCCCTCTCGACAAGAACATTATCCCGACGTCTATTTGCAGGCATTTCACTCGGAGTGGCGTAGCTGTAACTCAAAGTAATTAGAAGTTGTGAAGCCACACCCTGAGCGGATGCCAGGTTTTGGCCTTGCTTTGTTGCTCCGAGTGCGTTCATGATGatatgtactgtgtgtgtgtgtgtgtgtgtgtgtgtgtgtgtgtgtgtttggtggctTTCTGAAACCCGGCAGGAAGTGTGCAGCCATTGTTATTGGCCATAGGCCTATTTGATTCTTTCTGCTCATAGTAGCTGCTAAACTACTCCGTTtgggtttttgtgtttgtgttattagCTTGGGTGACAGTTAGCCCTCCAGTTATATTCATACCATATAATAAAAAAGTGGAAAGTGGTTTAACAAGTTTCCTCTTGTgtgcctctctctgtgtctctctctctctctctgcagcatcGTCATCATGCTGATTCTCCTCGCTGGCATCTTTCTCCTTCACATTATAGGCATCGTCCTCCTCCTGGTGGCCACCATTGACAATGTAAGCACACCTTGGCTTTGTTTTTAACTGCCGGGCGTTTTATTACGACACACCTGTCACAGTGCGGCACTCTTAACACTTCATCACAGCCCCAAGGGATAATTGTCCCCCCCCTGCGTAATCCCTAACTTCCCCATAGTTTGAGCGTTAGAATGGCAGAGCTGAAGAGTTATGAGCCTCTCGTATGAGCACGCTGACGGACAGCAAAGAGTCAAGACGTAGAAGTGATTGGCTGCTCGCCTCTCGGCCATCGCTCGAGGCCGCCATTCCTTTTGTACGGTATGTCAGTGGTCCGCTGTCTTCTCAGGGCCACATGTTTGACATGTCCGGGTGACAGATGAGCCGGCCACGCCACGGTGTCGTCACCCGGTGTCGTCACCCGGTGTCATCgagtgcatctgtgtgtgtgcatttaaacTGCAGCCAAGGTGGCATTCAGAcggtgcgcacgcacacacacacacacacacacacacacacacacacacacacacacacacacacacacacacacacacacacacacacacacacacacacacactagcttTTTGGGgaccgtcattgacataatgcattccctagtcccttaccctaaccttaaccaccaCAACTGAATGcataaccttaacccttacccttaccctaaccataaccataaccataaccataaccataacataattctaaccctaatcctaaaaccaagtcttaaccctctaACAGCCCTTTAACCTTGTGGGGTCCAACATTTTGGGCCCTAcaaggctgtgcagaccccacaagtatactgtattccccgTTTTTTgaaccccacgaatatagtaaaacaagcctctcccacacacacacacacacacgtaaacatGTCAGATTCTGGCCTGTGTTGTCGTAAATGTTGCATACCAGAGAGCTGTGGAATGCCACAGTGACAGTCGGATGTGCATTCCTCCGTCTGATTGTTGTCCCTTTGCCTGCAGCCTCCCCTCAATACATGCCAGAACACAGGGTGAACACACACGCTGGCTCTGCAGCTTTGTGTGCACGCACTCCTGCTTTGAATTctccacatttctctctctctctctctctctctctctctccttttattGATTCATAAATTTTCCTTGTTGCATGTAGGAAGGTTGTCCATATCAAAAACATGATCTCAGGTATAAAATGCTGTCGCTCTGCCCTTTCCCCTCAGGCCTGGTGGGTGACTGAAACGGTGTCCACTGATGTGTGGGCCCGGTGGCTACTTCAAAACGGAGTGTGGAACTACACCGCCCTTCCCACAGGTTCATTCTACCCAGAGGGTAAGCCAGACACAACGGCCACGCTGCAAAGAAGCAATTATTTCCATGCCTACAACACTGAAACACTCAAAGTCACATTTAGTTCATAGTCAGCGTTTGCCGACAATGTTTGATTGATTTTCTGACTCACTGTGCTGCCTTAATGCTACACCAGTGGCTATAATAATTGAATTTCATTAAAGGCCCTGACAATCGGTCTTCTTTAACTTTTTAAGCATTTCTCTAAAACTAAATATTTATGCTTTAATGACCaagattaaaatgaaaaaaagatatCTTTTGGTATCATTTATTGAGAGTTAAATGCTAAAAAAATGGCTTTGTCAGGTCTGTGCGGGTATCGCTCGTTgtaaaccaaccaatcagcgcgcagcttatctaaatattcatgagcataacGATAAGGGAGAAAATCTCTTAGTTTCAGTCTGGGGCTGTTTGACAGGGTTGCATTAGTGCTCATAGAACAGCacccaggccattttcagcccaaccaatgttacataccctattctCAAAAATGGCTTTATCAggcctgtgtgggtgtggtttggTCAGATTTGATTACACCTGATTTGATTCAAATATTGTTCAATCCTGATTGGTGCCTGACTTTACCTTTTTTTACCTacacattaaattaaaaaagtgtaTCTTGTACAAACATGTAGCTAGAATCTCATTTTATAGTATTTATTTCTTCTGACATCTACCCAGAACATGTGCACGTAGATGGATTGGGGACACACAATGGGTTTGCAGTTATCCAAATTATTATTTTCGCACTGAAAATTAAGACCAGAATAGCTCTAAAATGATGCTTCCATATAACAAAGAGATCAAGATTGTGTAGCAAAAACTGAAAGTAATGACTTGTGTTTATCTCCTGAGCCTTATGTGTGTTGATGCATAGTGATGGGGTACACGGTAGTTTTGCTTCTACTTTGATAGAACTTTTGGACCTTCAAAACATACAAAGCCATTGTTTGTCTTTCCATGGTGTCATGATCAGCGTGTTTTAAAATCCTTGCGGTGTGTGAACGTAACATTCCTGCCATTGAGCAACTATCTATACAGAGTCACTGCGGCATGTCCTGGGTGTATCAAGTATGATGTTTAGCACATATTTAGGATAGCCCCCCCccatcacatcacatcattgtgttggtctctctgtctccccctgcagATTACCTCCAGGCAGTGCAGGCCAGCTCAGTGCTGGCGTGTATATTCTCCGGCCTGGGCATCTTTGTGTTCCTGGCTCAGCTCTTCACCCTCCAGAAAGGACAGAGGTTCACCATCTCCGGCGTCTTTCAGCTCCTCGCCTGTGAGtatctttgttttgttgtttatttccctctctcttccctctttccAGAGTTTCTGCGGGTTTCACCAAGTCATTTtttagacctttttaagaccattatgaatgaaatttaagacattTAGTCACAACGTCAACTAAGCCCTAAATACAgttttttcaagccaagtatcgctaaacttgcacttccccataCCTGAATAAAAACATCCGTTTCATACTCATTTGAGTTATTCTatagttgactaaaaagaggaatacaaaaatcatcttttggaaatagatcttaatgccttaattaaaaaaaatgaggaaaaatccaacgtTTAAGgacacacattttctttgtgaatgaataatgtatcgtaaataaataaataatcaaaccAGCAATTGGGCTacctgaaataaaaccatgccaatctctaggtatggtgaagggtatgtgatgatgttaatgtttaattccaaaggccaagggaactttatcaggatgcatagtatcctggatccatgaaataactggcctttcaaaataaaaatctgcctgcctctatgggaatttaacataggggtgtgtatatttatgccccctgtattttaaggaagaacatttatttatttacgatacattattcattcacaaagaaaattggtgtccttaaaggttggattttcctaattttttttaattaaggcattaaaatcaatttccaaaagatgatttttaattcctctttttagtcagcTTTAGCATGGTTTTCCTTaactcatgagcagcactgtatgtcCGTGGTACAAGCCGAAAGACACTACCGCCAATAAtacgaaagctgattggctgcaatataagttgcatgttggtctcatttgtagtcgtaatacagcgaCATTATATTCGAACTAGCAAAAAAAGAAcgacaacaaataaaaatataaaatatatataaataaaaaaaaaagagcattaaAGGTAGCGTTGCATGGACGTTGGAAAAtaaagacctgtttaaaattatttaagacctataaCACAAAACGTCagcgaatttaagactttttaaggccaaACATTTGCATTatgaaattttagactttttaagaccccgcggaaaccctgTCTTTCTTCCCTGTCTTCCCTTTGTATCCTCACAACTCTTGATTTTGTCTCCTTCTCTACCCCCTCACTGATGtttccttgtctcctctcctccaggtcTGTGCATCATGATCGCAGCCTCCATCTACACAGACCgctttcacctcgacgagagtTCTGGCTGGTATGGTCACTGCTACATCCTGGCGTGGACCTCCTTCGCTATTACGTTCATCTCCTCCATCATTTACTTTGTGCTACGCAAGAAGACAGCGTGAGACGGACACTAGAGCTATCCAAACCAGCCCCAAACCCTTTGGCTGGATCTACTCTTTCAGCTGAAATCTGGTTTTTAGTCACGGATGGCGTAAACAGTGTTTATACCATACCAGATTTGTGCTGCTAGTGTATATTCAGCTACAGATAGAACCTGTTGATCCTCTCAAATATGTACCAGTGTTTGATTGAGTCTGCTGTCAGATAGTCAGGGTTTCACACTTTTAGGCTATGTTCATTCTTGGcgtctttttttaaaaggtgcCAGCGTCTGTTTTACATTTGAATCCTACGGAGTAAACTGTGTTTTCAAAAAAGTCCTGAGTGCTTTTTTAAACGCCActgttgactttttttctacagcTCAGGGCATCTTTtggaagttgaaaaaaaaaaaaaactacgtCAAGCGCTTTTTTGACAGCCGACCAATGACAAGCGGAGTAGCCAGACCAAGAAAAAATGGAGTCGGAGCACAGCGAGTTATATGATATGACCGGGTGCTCCCTGTACAGGGAActcgctttgttttatctaacgtcagtagcaccgctctctctctctctctctctctctctctctctctctgttctttctctagctcgctccgcCACTTtgtttatctaacgttagcaccgctcCACATAGCGCTCTAAGATACGttagcagtagctgttgttaaagcaacaaaagacacacacactttttggaaccaaaatgctgccagcttctttttttcaaaaaagacGCTAAGTGTGAACATAGCTTAGGAGTGTTTGGGATATTTCGGCAGTAAAAGGCAAGCTCAATCAATCACAGTTGTATTTGAGTGTATTTTCAACCCAGAGTTTGGGCTGGATTTCCAAGGATTAagaatatttttgttattaacTGAACAGATTTTGCCTGACGATATAAAATGCTCTGATAAATTAAGATCTATCAATATTTCCGCTATTTTAACAGTAAAATCTGtggcctttttttcttttgtaatgtACATTTACATATGGATATTTAGTGTTGGATAAAATGGGCAGAGTTTAtgattttagtttatttttttattttttgtccttGTTATTTTATTCATGGATTTTATTTGATGTATCTGCTCTGGTTTTAACATCTTTTAATGCACCGCTAATCAAACAGAGTGTCACTACAATGTGATGGCATCGATCGGCAAAGCTGTGCAAGtttaaagtcttaaaaaaaaaacattcatatgTCAGCTGTTACAGATTTGTGTGTGATCTAATGAGAATATGTGATGACGTAAAATATAAAATCAGTAAAATAATACAGCGTGAGtttgttttgtaattatttGTGAGTAGGAAGACATCAAACTCGAGTTAGCGCGGAAGTGGAAAAGCCAAATCATATAGGAACTCCTACACTACAATacagagcttttttttcttccaaatatgtcCGAGTAATGAACCCCAAAGAAGTAGTAGGACTTAACATCATTTTCTTTTCGGTCCATTCTTAATGCAGCAAACACAATATTTTAGAGATTTTGAGTTCCATTAACCGAGAATGTATCAAACTTGCCATTTTACCTAAATCCACTACTCACTAGGGGTGcacaattcagaaaatgtcacgattcgatatcgatttttaggctcaagactcgattcaatatcgattttcgattaaaaaaacgattcttgattaaaaaaaacgattcacagtatgtcaatgtagttacttttcccatgtgattgcagtagacatacaattaaaaaaaatatatatatatgaatcgatttttggaattctatgaatcgattttgaatcggtagagcttcaATCGCGATTCGAATGAcaatcgatttttttgcacacccctactaATCCCATCTCTTGTCTGACTGTTAATCCAGTAATGTCAGCTCTGTGTGACAGAACGGCAACTGCCTTGACTCTTAAAGCGTGAGATATAGTAGGACTATGTAAATATGTACTGTTTCCCATAATTCATCTGTATGTCTAACGCGgttttgtattttgcatttcttCTTTCCCTGTTATCGATGACAGTgacaatgatttttttcaatattaaaACTAGTTATAAAAAGAAGTTTTTTTGGTTTCATCTCCATTTGTCATGATTAGGAGTAAGGATagttgtaaatgtgtttaattATGATCTATTGGCTAATTTGTTAGagtgattctttttttatttgagacTTGCAGACAAAAAGCAGTGAAATGTTTCAAACAGCCAGCGGTCTGATGATCACATTTATTACAATTATGTGCATTAGCCAAAAGAAGATATCGGCAGTTTAAACTATGACAATTGAAAATAGTTTTAGTAAGATTTGTTTCTAAATAATACAGTTTATAAAGCAGTACGTTCAGTTTGTAAAACAATGGTTGTTACACTttccggtaacactttacttgaaggtatctacataagagtgacatgacactgtcatgaacacatgacactgtcatgacactgtcattaaCCCTAATGGCCGTTTTACAGCAGCCGCAGCAAAGCTAGCGCGCGCcattgtgacgtcaaaatgacgtagatcttgcCGGCGCGCCCAGATTTATAGCGCACCACTCTTTTGTTTTTCAGCAgcgcgcgacaaagcggaaacaggaagcatggacgagCTCCTgggcaaccggatgccaggaatCTCAGAGTGACtacaagtctctcttgtaaacttcctgggttaagatgagttcttttatggcgaatgaaaggcttgatccgatgaagtaggtcatcgaatcaaatcgaaacattgacgtcaatgctgctgccagttctgccgttgtttacctttttcttcttcggcTACTGTATAAgacccttaaaggtcccatggcatgcaaatttcactttatgaggtttttttaacattaatatgcattctcccagcctgcctatggtcccccagtggctagaaatggtgataggtgtaaaccgagccctgggtatcctgctctgcctttgagaaaatgaaagctcagatgggccgatctggaatcttctccttatgaggtcataaggagcaaggttacctcccctttctctgctttgcccgcccagagaatttggtccacccatgagagagagacatcatggctttcaaacaagcaaagtggcagttggtcaaggccacgcccccccccccctctcctcctcaatagctacagaaacagaaatggcacatcctaaggaaagctcattgtgggactggctctagtggctgtaattctgcaccaaggctgaatttcgggaaagagacttcagatacagtattaggggaccactaaggtctatataaaagagacttcagatacagtattaggggaccactaaggtctatataaaagcatccaaagagcaccatgtcatgggacctttaactctaaccctaactctaacttgtcatgacaaaaaccgaatgacaccttctaaaagaagcgttatgtcaagAACGTTGTGACTTgtatataatgtttatgacactttcatgacagtgtcacagtaaagtgtaacccactGTCCTTCTCTATTTGAACTGAGTGGTTGTTATCACAGCTGATTACCTGGATTCATTGGGTCACTGGACTGCTGACCATTTTTAATTCAGACTAAAGCAAACATTACACCAGACTCCGCTGGTTCACAGTGGGCTGTAGTCCTCCGGCTCGTAACTGCTCTCCTGGTGTCCCGGCAGGCTCAGGTGGACGGAGACGGACGGGGTGTGTGACGTAGACGGCGAGGGGAGCGAGAGGCGGTGGAACGGGGATGCAGGTGCAGGgtgggaggggggaggagggaaggagtTGGAGTGGGGGAGAGGAAGGGAGTGGGAGTGCATGCGCCTCAGACCGGAGGCCGGTGACGCTGCTGTCGGGGGCTCGTAGTAGGGAGACAAGTGGGAGATCCGGGGGGGAGACGGGGGACAGGCCAGGGTGAGGCCCGGGTTGGCAGGGGTGTAATGGGGTGGCAGGAGCCCCATGAAGTTAAAGCTGCAGGCGTTGAGGCTGGAGCCGCGTCTGGGCCCCACCATCAGGACCTTCTTGGTGTAGTTGTTCAGGGTTGAGACACCGGCAGACATGCAGACAGTGAAGGCAAACCAGGCCATGCTgacggagacagagagaaacaggaagCAGGCGGTTCGCTTGTGGTTCTGTGTTGACATATACTCGGTCCATTTAGACTTTGACTTGAGGGGAAAACTTGAAGAGCAtcattttctcctttttcaAGAAAAAGAGACAAGCACAGCTCCCAGCGGAGAGATATGTGCCACTTTGTCGCTTTTTCGGTTAGATACGGTGGCAAATTGTGGGAAAAAATTGTTTCTTTCATGTACGTTAACCGAAATAAAatgattcatcatcatcatcaaaaaaccatgatctttttcttAACTTAACTTAGTAGTTTTGGTGCTTAAACCTAACCAAAGTGCGACCGTTTCAACACGAACAACGTGTTTAAAACCGCGAGcgttacgttctctggtttagatacgAGGACGAAAAACGATCCTGTAGGTCACATGAGAGGGTAGGAATACACAACCTATATCGTCGTATGGCTTGTTGGACTCGGTGCAGTTTCAGTCAGgcaccatgtgtgtgtgtgcttaagggccctattttaacgatctaagagcacggtgtgaagcgcctggcgcaggtgcgtttaaggcgtgtccaaatccacttttgctagtttgacggcggaaaaaagggtccgtgcgccgggcgcatggttctaaagggttgtacttagtgtcttcattaatcagaggtgtgttgtgggcgtaacatgcaatcaaccaatcagagatcatctcccattcccttcaaaagccaggcgcgtttggaccttggagcattgctgttatgattgattgatttgcaccgtaatatttttatttgtaatcttctgcatgtgtgtgtgctgctgtgcgtccctgtgtgtgtaacaagcatagtgtcctaggagcattttactaatgctctgttaaaataacaatgaaatgctgcgttattgactttagaccaggtttttgttggtcaatggcgccatcacttcccgctgcctcaagatagcaatacgcccagaatgcacttgaacacacctccctgtaagaccagcacgcgcatgggcgcacagatgggcgcaggtgcatttgttatttaaacgacgcgggtgCAAGACTGGTAACtcacaactgcgtcggtcttaaagtgatggttcggagtaatttcaccctagggtcctttgcaccatgacctcgagccaaacacctccccagaagcttttttcacctgggtctaacattgggcgagttagcgtagagtagcgttatcagctgaatagcttagcgcaggggctaatggacccacgtttgtatcttgtaagttaccccactaataatgcccgaaatgataccaaacgtctacaagtagtacaaataggttatgctctcataaaacgatggattggaaagtttgtaagtacaccagaagtttatgaacacttgcctgctctcttctgctctctgctgctgctgctacctgcagttagacgagtgcttagggacgtctacaaattactacaccgaaaagagatacaaaaaaaatacttattcatttaatgattaaataaggtaatgtctccaaacttacctcaattattacttgtctcctgctagttatactacagcacttacttaaaaaaaaagttaaattaaaaaatatttttgttgcatctcttttcggtgttgtaatttgtagacgtccctaagtactcgtctcacagcagcaacaacaacagcagagagcagaagccagcaggcaagtgttatttacataaacttctggtgtacttacaaactttccaatccgtcgttttatgagtgcataacctatttgtactactgtagaagtttggtataatttcgggcattattagtaacttacgagatacaaacgtgggtccattagcccctgcgctaagctattcagctgataacgctactctacgctaactctcccaatgttagacccaggtgaaaaaagcttctggggggggtgtttggctcgaggtcatggtgcaaaggaccctagggtgaattactccgaaccatcactttaaactagcaaagacacttggttCGGACTTTGTGCCGCGCTGCGCCGGGTtaaag
This window harbors:
- the LOC120575146 gene encoding epithelial membrane protein 2-like; translated protein: MLILLAGIFLLHIIGIVLLLVATIDNAWWVTETVSTDVWARWLLQNGVWNYTALPTGSFYPEDYLQAVQASSVLACIFSGLGIFVFLAQLFTLQKGQRFTISGVFQLLACLCIMIAASIYTDRFHLDESSGWYGHCYILAWTSFAITFISSIIYFVLRKKTA